From Etheostoma cragini isolate CJK2018 chromosome 17, CSU_Ecrag_1.0, whole genome shotgun sequence, one genomic window encodes:
- the pprc1 gene encoding peroxisome proliferator-activated receptor gamma coactivator-related protein 1 isoform X2, whose protein sequence is MFGLFLQSAIHHFSFRNESVRECTCKMAARWGAGEETLTTCNMDFFPMDTLGETDGLHSAETLEALQSCLDPSILSIFEDTPTIETKGLDEESEATLLTALTEILDNVDDETLSPFDTLPDSDLLSGQKGRERSPLRRLLCLSRSPPEKDALCSARTLSTGKSLPRILADSLQRSDGEEEEDGSLTLSPLSQDSSPCSDLLHWEGLTLPLPVTFDQEVEDGVSFSLGDLVRHMHPYCMSICMENDEGEQMLPEGGILLEVVDQGENGEPILAIPDMDLPVTLPLQEQASENQQKVLDEAEEVASDSSEHIVVDDEDEAPVKVAAPVIPEPCSDVKYEINIKRQKEEIKEKSPSRRKKKKKCKEQCQPKPVEGRVLRSGTVRPTAQESPQKPEKRSVKEKKHKVPKVTHTIPASSSVKPKKLKRCQTEKQTEITTTTLLPERSVQVATSVLPKQETVLLISPEKSEPSCLPTTFSSKQPDEMPKQPALAPEKLEDSSAAPSAVLAPVSAESPAAVSSPATPQTLPVSEALPHLDLSVSEPKPKSLSLAEYRRLRQQKKPAPVEKQDHSSTKWPSLPELPKELLPIPCLPDPTPKDLRRPNPQAEVEEVRPAWQPRGPCAPPTPEALLVPPAYMVASSSRVPAITPVPKTQTPEPSKPSLPQKPSALAPNSVKNVPTHQHTTAQPAVPYVPQSSASSTSLIAAAQFLSSAYGKCSPAHPRGKSGVDERPQTQSTFPKLVELTKTGPKTTALKPTTETVSVPSVPQRTIVVSREVPDVTAPTSSNNPNTPDGKLFKPTAKGTHLCSSPAIHPSDSQSPKVQPVVLETKKKPTTAVAKSPTQELIEAFTSEIGIQAADLTSLLEQFEETQAKGEQCVPEVSGRAAAVGNSSVELAPEKTVVERVRANDLSSTAALTPPATPPHQMWKPLAPVVLLGKSKVAEASKSSPSKVIQIEARPLPSVRSRSKPTPAAATIAPELACMDHDYCLPNKGTSTGEPGKRWNVKQPSFITIKPIKQSVTTTTQTPSAALSSFAQSTTNPAVTTKTQEFPLTEPLDHRTDKIERSSVLETPDASPARQETDATVKEGSPGRKRYGRSYRRHAASRTPSPRSSCKERTGGRSRKRTHCSPSPMSSGSESDSHSTRSNTQAKKRYRLRHSESSSSSSSRSSSRSSTSVSCSPPRRWRYSYSSSRSGSWSGSRSRSRSPQRRAQCSRSRRLYSPSCMSSYGHSATTNVEEVRRRKEKAIEDRRVVYVGRIRGTMTQKELKERFSLFGEIEECTLHFRDHGPSYSAKVSSDLFITGAYWPQSRVALLKTSHSSKLCTRPVMTFTTLLTNGE, encoded by the exons ATGTTCGGTTTGTTCCTCCAAAGCGCGATTCATCACTTTTCATTCCGAAACGAGTCAGTCAGGGAGTGTACTTGCAAGATGGCGGCGCGGTGGGGAGCAGGCGAGGAGACTTTAACTACGTGCAATATGGATTTTTTCCCTATGGACACACTAGGAGAG aCTGATGGGCTGCACTCCGCAGAAACTCTGGAGGCCCTTCAAAGCTGTTTAGACCCCTCAATTCTTTCTATCTTTGAGGACACACCAACAATAGAG ACTAAGGGTCTTGACGAGGAGAGTGAAGCCACACTGCTAACTGCCCTGACGGAGATCCTTGACAATGTGGATGATGAGACCCTGTCCCCATTTGACACACTGCCCGACTCAGACCTGCTGTCAGGTCAGAAGGGCAGGGAACGCTCTCCG CTCAGGAGATTGCTGTGTCTGTCCCGTTCCCCTCCAGAGAAAGACGCACTATGTAGCGCAAGAACCTTATCAACGGGAAAG AGTCTTCCCAGGATACTGGCAGACTCTCTTCAGAGAAGTGatggggaggaagaggaagatggcTCCCTCACTCTGAGCCCATTGAGTCAGGATTCCTCTCCATGCAGTGACCTGCTACACTGGGAAGGTCTGACCCTCCCGCTTCCTGTCACCTTTGACCAGGAGGTTGAGGATGGTGTTTCCTTTAGCCTGGGGGACTTGGTCAGGCATATGCACCCGTACTGTATGTCCATTTGTATGGAGAACGACGAAGGTGAACAGATGTTGCCAGAAGGAGGCATCTTACTTGAAGTTGTGGACCAGGGTGAAAATGGAGAACCCATCCTGGCCATCCCAGACATGGATCTTCCGGTCACTCTTCCACTTCAAGAGCAAGCTTCAGAAAATCAGCAGAAAGTTTTAGATGAAGCTGAAGAAGTGGCCTCTGACAGTTCAGAGCATATAGTTGTTGACGATGAAGATGAAGCTCCGGTGAAAGTGGCAGCCCCTGTGATACCAGAGCCATGTTCAGATGTGAAATATGAGATCAACATTAAAAGACAGAAGGAAGAGATAAAAGAGAAAAGCCCCTCtcggagaaaaaagaaaaagaaatgcaaggAACAGTGCCAACCCAAACCTGTGGAGGGAAGGGTTCTTAGGAGTGGCACAGTCAGACCCACGGCACAAGAATCGCCCCAAAAGCCTGAAAAAAGGTcagtcaaagaaaagaaacacaaagtccCAAAGGTTACTCATACTATTCCAGCATCTTCATCTGTAAAACCTAAGAAACTAAAACGATgccaaactgaaaaacaaacagaaattacCACTACAACACTACTGCCTGAAAGGAGTGTGCAAGTTGCCACATCTGTATTGCCTAAACAGGAAACGGTGCTGTTAATTAGCCCAGAGAAGAGTGAGCCAAGCTGTTTACCCACAACATTCAGCTCCAAACAACCTGATGAAATGCCTAAACAGCCTGCTTTGGCTCCTGAGAAGCTCGAAGATTCATCCGCAGCTCCCTCTGCTGTCCTAGCCCCGGTATCTGCAGAGAGCCCTGCAGCTGTTTCTAGTCCTGCAACACCCCAAACACTACCTGTTAGTGAGGCCCTTCCTCATTTGGACCTTTCAGTCTCGGAGCCAAAGCCTAAATCACTCAGCCTTGCGGAGTACCGGCGGCTCCGGCAGCAGAAAAAGCCAGCTCCAGTGGAAAAACAAGACCACAGCAGCACCAAGTGGCCCAGCCTTCCAGAGCTTCCTAAAGAGCTTCTACCCATTCCCTGCCTGCCTGACCCCACCCCTAAGGATCTTCGACGCCCTAACCCACAGGCAGAAGTGGAGGAAGTCAGACCTGCCTGGCAGCCAAGGGGACCGTGTGCGCCACCCACCCCTGAGGCACTTTTGGTGCCACCCGCCTACATGGTTGCCTCATCTAGCAGGGTTCCCGCCATCACCCCTGTTCCTAAAACCCAAACACCTGAACCTTCCAAACCGTCTCTGCCCCAAAAGCCCTCAGCTCTAGCCCCTAATTCAGTGAAGAATGTACCCACACATCAACACACCACTGCTCAGCCTGCAGTACCTTATGTGCCTCAGAGCTCTGCGTCTTCAACTTCTTTAATAGCTGCTGCTCAGTTTCTGTCGTCAGCATATGGGAAATGTTCTCCTGCACATCCAAGAGGAAAGAGTGGAGTCGATGAAAGGCCCCAAACTCAGTCTACATTTCCTAAGTTGGTGGAGCTTACTAAAACTGGTCCTAAAACCACTGCATTGAAACCCACCACTGAAACTGTGTCTGTGCCCAGTGTCCCCCAGAGGACCATTGTTGTTTCCCGGGAGGTGCCTGACGTTACTGCTCCTACGTCATCAAATAACCCCAACACACCTGATGGCAAGTTGTTCAAACCCACAGCCAAAGGTACCCACCTCTGTTCTTCTCCAGCTATCCATCCCTCAGACTCCCAGAGCCCGAAGGTTCAACCTGTTGTACTTGAAACTAAGAAGAAACCCACTACAGCTGTGGCAAAAAGCCCCACGCAGGAGCTGATTGAGGCCTTCACCAGTGAGATAG gtATTCAAGCTGCTGATCTGACCAGCTTGCTGGAGCAGTTTGAGGAAACCCAAG CCAAAGGGGAGCAATGTGTGCCGGAGGTCTCTGGTAGAGCAGCAGCTGTAGGAAACTCGAG TGTTGAGTTGGCTCCAGAGAAAACCGTTGTTGAGCGTGTGAGAGCTAATGACCTCTCAAGTACCGCAG cTTTGACTCCTCCAGCTACACCTCCCCACCAGATGTGGAAACCCTTGGCCCCTGTTGTCCTGCTGGGAAAGAGCAAGGTTGCTGAGGCCTCCAAGTCGAGCCCCTCCAAGGTTATCCAGATAGAAGCCCGGCCTCTGCCGTCAGTCAGATCCCGCAGCAaacccacccctgctgctgcAACTATAGCCCCCGAGCTGGCATGCATGGACCATGACTATTGCCTCCCCAACAAAGGCACTTCCACTGGAGAGCCAGGCAAGCGTTGGAATGTCAAACAGCCCTCTTTTATCACTATTAAACCTATCAAGCAATCCGTTACAACCACTACACAAACACCCTCAGCTGCTCTGTCATCGTTTGCCCAGTCTACCACAAACCCTGCGGttacaaccaaaacacaagaGTTTCCCCTGACAGAGCCCCTGGATCACAGGACTGATAAAATTGAGAGAAGCTCTGTCCTGGAGACTCCTGATGCCTCGCCCGCTCGGCAGGAGACTGATGCTACTGTTAAAGAAGGAAGCCCCGGGAGAAAGCGTTATGGGAGGTCCTACCGCCGGCATGCTGCTTCTCGCACACCCAGCCCCAGATCTAGTTGCAAAGAGAGGACAGGAGGCCGATCTAGGAAAAGAACCCATTGTTCTCCCAGCCCTATGTCCAGCGGTTCAGAGTCAGACTCTCATTCCACTAGATCAAACACCCAGGCTAAAAAAAG GTATCGCCTACGTCATTCTGAGAGTagctccagctcctcctcccgTTCCTCCTCTCGGTCCTCTACCTCTGTGTCCTGCTCCCCTCCCAGGAGGTGGAGGTACTCTTATTCATCCTCTCGTTCTGGCTCTTGGAGTGGCTCCAGGTCACGGTCTCGATCCCCTCAGAGACGAGCACAGTGTAGTAGAAGCAGAAGATTGTACAG TCCCTCATGCATGTCCAGTTATGGTCACAGTGCAACAACAAATGTGGAGGAGGTGAGGAGACGCAAGGAGAAAGCCATT GAGGATCGCCGGGTTGTTTACGTCGGCCGAATTCGGGGAACGATGACTCAAAAAGAACTTAAAGAGCGCTTCTCTTTATTTGGCGAGATTGAAGAATGCACCCTGCACTTTAGAGACCATGG GCCAAGCTACAGTGCTAAAGTGAGTTCAGACTTGTTCATAACTGGAGCCTACTGGCCACAATCCCGGGttgctcttttaaaaacaagtcaCAGCTCAAAACTGTGTACAAGACCCGTTATGACCTTCACTACACTTCTGACAAATGGAGAATGA
- the pprc1 gene encoding peroxisome proliferator-activated receptor gamma coactivator-related protein 1 isoform X1: MFGLFLQSAIHHFSFRNESVRECTCKMAARWGAGEETLTTCNMDFFPMDTLGETDGLHSAETLEALQSCLDPSILSIFEDTPTIETKGLDEESEATLLTALTEILDNVDDETLSPFDTLPDSDLLSGQKGRERSPLRRLLCLSRSPPEKDALCSARTLSTGKSLPRILADSLQRSDGEEEEDGSLTLSPLSQDSSPCSDLLHWEGLTLPLPVTFDQEVEDGVSFSLGDLVRHMHPYCMSICMENDEGEQMLPEGGILLEVVDQGENGEPILAIPDMDLPVTLPLQEQASENQQKVLDEAEEVASDSSEHIVVDDEDEAPVKVAAPVIPEPCSDVKYEINIKRQKEEIKEKSPSRRKKKKKCKEQCQPKPVEGRVLRSGTVRPTAQESPQKPEKRSVKEKKHKVPKVTHTIPASSSVKPKKLKRCQTEKQTEITTTTLLPERSVQVATSVLPKQETVLLISPEKSEPSCLPTTFSSKQPDEMPKQPALAPEKLEDSSAAPSAVLAPVSAESPAAVSSPATPQTLPVSEALPHLDLSVSEPKPKSLSLAEYRRLRQQKKPAPVEKQDHSSTKWPSLPELPKELLPIPCLPDPTPKDLRRPNPQAEVEEVRPAWQPRGPCAPPTPEALLVPPAYMVASSSRVPAITPVPKTQTPEPSKPSLPQKPSALAPNSVKNVPTHQHTTAQPAVPYVPQSSASSTSLIAAAQFLSSAYGKCSPAHPRGKSGVDERPQTQSTFPKLVELTKTGPKTTALKPTTETVSVPSVPQRTIVVSREVPDVTAPTSSNNPNTPDGKLFKPTAKGTHLCSSPAIHPSDSQSPKVQPVVLETKKKPTTAVAKSPTQELIEAFTSEIGIQAADLTSLLEQFEETQAKGEQCVPEVSGRAAAVGNSSVELAPEKTVVERVRANDLSSTAALTPPATPPHQMWKPLAPVVLLGKSKVAEASKSSPSKVIQIEARPLPSVRSRSKPTPAAATIAPELACMDHDYCLPNKGTSTGEPGKRWNVKQPSFITIKPIKQSVTTTTQTPSAALSSFAQSTTNPAVTTKTQEFPLTEPLDHRTDKIERSSVLETPDASPARQETDATVKEGSPGRKRYGRSYRRHAASRTPSPRSSCKERTGGRSRKRTHCSPSPMSSGSESDSHSTRSNTQAKKRYRLRHSESSSSSSSRSSSRSSTSVSCSPPRRWRYSYSSSRSGSWSGSRSRSRSPQRRAQCSRSRRLYSPSCMSSYGHSATTNVEEVRRRKEKAIEDRRVVYVGRIRGTMTQKELKERFSLFGEIEECTLHFRDHGDNYGFVTYYDTKNAFTAIENGGKLRKPDELPFDLCFGGRRQFCKTNYADLDSNREYEPLPAKSKFHALDFDTLLKQAQQNQKR; the protein is encoded by the exons ATGTTCGGTTTGTTCCTCCAAAGCGCGATTCATCACTTTTCATTCCGAAACGAGTCAGTCAGGGAGTGTACTTGCAAGATGGCGGCGCGGTGGGGAGCAGGCGAGGAGACTTTAACTACGTGCAATATGGATTTTTTCCCTATGGACACACTAGGAGAG aCTGATGGGCTGCACTCCGCAGAAACTCTGGAGGCCCTTCAAAGCTGTTTAGACCCCTCAATTCTTTCTATCTTTGAGGACACACCAACAATAGAG ACTAAGGGTCTTGACGAGGAGAGTGAAGCCACACTGCTAACTGCCCTGACGGAGATCCTTGACAATGTGGATGATGAGACCCTGTCCCCATTTGACACACTGCCCGACTCAGACCTGCTGTCAGGTCAGAAGGGCAGGGAACGCTCTCCG CTCAGGAGATTGCTGTGTCTGTCCCGTTCCCCTCCAGAGAAAGACGCACTATGTAGCGCAAGAACCTTATCAACGGGAAAG AGTCTTCCCAGGATACTGGCAGACTCTCTTCAGAGAAGTGatggggaggaagaggaagatggcTCCCTCACTCTGAGCCCATTGAGTCAGGATTCCTCTCCATGCAGTGACCTGCTACACTGGGAAGGTCTGACCCTCCCGCTTCCTGTCACCTTTGACCAGGAGGTTGAGGATGGTGTTTCCTTTAGCCTGGGGGACTTGGTCAGGCATATGCACCCGTACTGTATGTCCATTTGTATGGAGAACGACGAAGGTGAACAGATGTTGCCAGAAGGAGGCATCTTACTTGAAGTTGTGGACCAGGGTGAAAATGGAGAACCCATCCTGGCCATCCCAGACATGGATCTTCCGGTCACTCTTCCACTTCAAGAGCAAGCTTCAGAAAATCAGCAGAAAGTTTTAGATGAAGCTGAAGAAGTGGCCTCTGACAGTTCAGAGCATATAGTTGTTGACGATGAAGATGAAGCTCCGGTGAAAGTGGCAGCCCCTGTGATACCAGAGCCATGTTCAGATGTGAAATATGAGATCAACATTAAAAGACAGAAGGAAGAGATAAAAGAGAAAAGCCCCTCtcggagaaaaaagaaaaagaaatgcaaggAACAGTGCCAACCCAAACCTGTGGAGGGAAGGGTTCTTAGGAGTGGCACAGTCAGACCCACGGCACAAGAATCGCCCCAAAAGCCTGAAAAAAGGTcagtcaaagaaaagaaacacaaagtccCAAAGGTTACTCATACTATTCCAGCATCTTCATCTGTAAAACCTAAGAAACTAAAACGATgccaaactgaaaaacaaacagaaattacCACTACAACACTACTGCCTGAAAGGAGTGTGCAAGTTGCCACATCTGTATTGCCTAAACAGGAAACGGTGCTGTTAATTAGCCCAGAGAAGAGTGAGCCAAGCTGTTTACCCACAACATTCAGCTCCAAACAACCTGATGAAATGCCTAAACAGCCTGCTTTGGCTCCTGAGAAGCTCGAAGATTCATCCGCAGCTCCCTCTGCTGTCCTAGCCCCGGTATCTGCAGAGAGCCCTGCAGCTGTTTCTAGTCCTGCAACACCCCAAACACTACCTGTTAGTGAGGCCCTTCCTCATTTGGACCTTTCAGTCTCGGAGCCAAAGCCTAAATCACTCAGCCTTGCGGAGTACCGGCGGCTCCGGCAGCAGAAAAAGCCAGCTCCAGTGGAAAAACAAGACCACAGCAGCACCAAGTGGCCCAGCCTTCCAGAGCTTCCTAAAGAGCTTCTACCCATTCCCTGCCTGCCTGACCCCACCCCTAAGGATCTTCGACGCCCTAACCCACAGGCAGAAGTGGAGGAAGTCAGACCTGCCTGGCAGCCAAGGGGACCGTGTGCGCCACCCACCCCTGAGGCACTTTTGGTGCCACCCGCCTACATGGTTGCCTCATCTAGCAGGGTTCCCGCCATCACCCCTGTTCCTAAAACCCAAACACCTGAACCTTCCAAACCGTCTCTGCCCCAAAAGCCCTCAGCTCTAGCCCCTAATTCAGTGAAGAATGTACCCACACATCAACACACCACTGCTCAGCCTGCAGTACCTTATGTGCCTCAGAGCTCTGCGTCTTCAACTTCTTTAATAGCTGCTGCTCAGTTTCTGTCGTCAGCATATGGGAAATGTTCTCCTGCACATCCAAGAGGAAAGAGTGGAGTCGATGAAAGGCCCCAAACTCAGTCTACATTTCCTAAGTTGGTGGAGCTTACTAAAACTGGTCCTAAAACCACTGCATTGAAACCCACCACTGAAACTGTGTCTGTGCCCAGTGTCCCCCAGAGGACCATTGTTGTTTCCCGGGAGGTGCCTGACGTTACTGCTCCTACGTCATCAAATAACCCCAACACACCTGATGGCAAGTTGTTCAAACCCACAGCCAAAGGTACCCACCTCTGTTCTTCTCCAGCTATCCATCCCTCAGACTCCCAGAGCCCGAAGGTTCAACCTGTTGTACTTGAAACTAAGAAGAAACCCACTACAGCTGTGGCAAAAAGCCCCACGCAGGAGCTGATTGAGGCCTTCACCAGTGAGATAG gtATTCAAGCTGCTGATCTGACCAGCTTGCTGGAGCAGTTTGAGGAAACCCAAG CCAAAGGGGAGCAATGTGTGCCGGAGGTCTCTGGTAGAGCAGCAGCTGTAGGAAACTCGAG TGTTGAGTTGGCTCCAGAGAAAACCGTTGTTGAGCGTGTGAGAGCTAATGACCTCTCAAGTACCGCAG cTTTGACTCCTCCAGCTACACCTCCCCACCAGATGTGGAAACCCTTGGCCCCTGTTGTCCTGCTGGGAAAGAGCAAGGTTGCTGAGGCCTCCAAGTCGAGCCCCTCCAAGGTTATCCAGATAGAAGCCCGGCCTCTGCCGTCAGTCAGATCCCGCAGCAaacccacccctgctgctgcAACTATAGCCCCCGAGCTGGCATGCATGGACCATGACTATTGCCTCCCCAACAAAGGCACTTCCACTGGAGAGCCAGGCAAGCGTTGGAATGTCAAACAGCCCTCTTTTATCACTATTAAACCTATCAAGCAATCCGTTACAACCACTACACAAACACCCTCAGCTGCTCTGTCATCGTTTGCCCAGTCTACCACAAACCCTGCGGttacaaccaaaacacaagaGTTTCCCCTGACAGAGCCCCTGGATCACAGGACTGATAAAATTGAGAGAAGCTCTGTCCTGGAGACTCCTGATGCCTCGCCCGCTCGGCAGGAGACTGATGCTACTGTTAAAGAAGGAAGCCCCGGGAGAAAGCGTTATGGGAGGTCCTACCGCCGGCATGCTGCTTCTCGCACACCCAGCCCCAGATCTAGTTGCAAAGAGAGGACAGGAGGCCGATCTAGGAAAAGAACCCATTGTTCTCCCAGCCCTATGTCCAGCGGTTCAGAGTCAGACTCTCATTCCACTAGATCAAACACCCAGGCTAAAAAAAG GTATCGCCTACGTCATTCTGAGAGTagctccagctcctcctcccgTTCCTCCTCTCGGTCCTCTACCTCTGTGTCCTGCTCCCCTCCCAGGAGGTGGAGGTACTCTTATTCATCCTCTCGTTCTGGCTCTTGGAGTGGCTCCAGGTCACGGTCTCGATCCCCTCAGAGACGAGCACAGTGTAGTAGAAGCAGAAGATTGTACAG TCCCTCATGCATGTCCAGTTATGGTCACAGTGCAACAACAAATGTGGAGGAGGTGAGGAGACGCAAGGAGAAAGCCATT GAGGATCGCCGGGTTGTTTACGTCGGCCGAATTCGGGGAACGATGACTCAAAAAGAACTTAAAGAGCGCTTCTCTTTATTTGGCGAGATTGAAGAATGCACCCTGCACTTTAGAGACCATGG GGACAACTATGGGTTTGTGACTTATTACGACACCAAGAATGCTTTCACCGCCATCGAGAATGGAGGCAAGCTGCGCAAGCCCGATGAACTGCCATTCGATCTCTGTTTTGGTGGAAGGAGGCAGTTCTGCAAGACCAACTACGCTGACCTGG aTTCGAATAGAGAGTACGAACCATTGCCTGCGAAAAGCAAGTTTCATGCACTAGACtttgacactttattgaagCAGGCCCAGCAGAATCAGAAGAGGTAA